Genomic segment of Coffea arabica cultivar ET-39 chromosome 1e, Coffea Arabica ET-39 HiFi, whole genome shotgun sequence:
AGCGCATGGAGAGGATATATACGAGAACCGTCTGCGGATGCAACCAAAAAGTACACTGACTTCCGTACGAGTTGGGGCATGAAGTGTTTTTGCATGTTAAAACTAGAGGCATTTATGTATTTGTAAATGTACCCATTGCGACTGGAAAAATGTTGCAAATGCCTTGGACAAAAAATGTGCATAAAGAAGGTActgaaattttaagaaataataaatgattatCGCACACGCGTGGGGGATAATaatttggaagaaagaaaagtggaGGTAAACGAAAGGATTCAAGccttcattatatttatatacatatataaatttagtgagggtaaacaacaaaaaagccccATGTGGTATAGCTATCATACAAAAAACCCCCTCTGGTTTCATATCATACACGTCGATACCCCATGCTTTGAATTATTGTGAAAATTCGACGAAAATCGTTAAAACAGACGGAGCTgagtgaaaagatgaaaatacccttttgATATAAGCGACAATTGCAGAAGTAATTTTGCTCTTCATTCTGTCAAAACCaacgaagagagagagaaagaaataaaaaacccTAGACAGAAGATGGAGCAGCCTCTTTTGTAGCCAAATTTCAGCAAAAATTTTGATTGTTATTTCAATCAAATATCAAGATCGACAGATAATACGAGGAAGTGAAGATCGGCGGTGAAAAATCGAAGAAAAAGCAGCCCCTTCTGTAGCCAATTTTCAGCAAAAATTTTGATTCTTATTTCAATCAAATATCAAGATCGACGGAAAATAGGAGGAAGTGAAGATTTGCGgtgaaaaattgaagaaaaatgggtTAGTATATCATCTCTCATCTATTTCCATTCGGGTTTTAGGGTATGATGTGGAAGCGAAAATGTTATTTACTGATTTCAGATTAAATTGGGAGGCCATTATTTAATAAAGATAATATTTTTGATGTATTTACGTAATGAAGATGAAGGTTGTTCATGTATGCCCAGCAAACCTAATTGCATAGATAGACAGCTTAAGCGTCCCTTTCAAATTGCTAAAGTTTTGATAATTATTGAAAGCTTAAAAAGGGATAGCTTTATAGAAGAGGTCCCTCGTTTACTAGCTTTGGTTCCAATTCCTCTATTGTTTGGCAAAGATAAGGCTACGCGTTTCATGTCCTAATCTGGTCACCCCTTCTTTTTGGTCAAACTCAATTGTTGAGTCTGACAGTCCGTGTTTTTGGCTTAAATTTATACTATCAATGTGTAGTATTACTTGTATTGATCAATTACTACTGTTAAATGCCATGACTAGTCAAGCACGACAACTTCTGTAATCTGTAATTATCTTAATATGGCTTATATGGAGACATGTTGTGGTCCAATGTGGTCCCCAATCCCACCTACAATGAATTGTTTGTTCTGATTGTGTTATGTTAGTTTTTTGTGTAGTTGTCAAAGACAAATTACTAATATCTGATGTCCTTTATTGCTTATCATGCTGCAGCAGAGGAGAAATCCGAGGACAAAGTTGACATACACATGTATTTTGGTGGGAGATTTAGAGAAAAACCAAGGTTCCACTACACAGGAACCCACATGGCTATTTTCAAAGATAGAATAGAAAATCAGTTATCGATAGTGAGTCTGTGTAGAATGTTTAAAAAGGTAGATGAAGGAGCAACTAGAGTAACTTTTTGGTTTTGTGTCTCAGATGTGGATTTAGAAGGTGGTCTACACCCAATTAGAGACAATAATGATATTGAATTAATGAACCAGTGCTACTGGAACTTGCCTAAGGAAAGGCTAATTTATGCTTGCAGTGGGGATGAGCCATTTGAAAAGGAGCCAGAAGATGGTGGGGTCAGTGATGGAATTAAAAATGAAGGCCATGATACGGGTGCATGTAAAGATGGTGGGGTCACTAACACTACGGGGACAGGTGCatgtgaagatgatgaagagccAGAATGGTTAAAAGATGGGTTGGAAACAATAGAAGATGAAGACATCTTTAGCCCAAAGAAAGATGCTGTTGGAGACAGCAACTACAACAAAAAAGGTGGGGCAGGGGCAGATGGAGACATAAAAAAAGGTGATGGCACTAGTGCTTCTTCAAAATTGCCAGTGCATGTATTCTCATTTGCTGGAAAGTCAGATGAAAAAAGTTCTCCTAAAAGGGGTTCTGTGAGAAAGAAAAGGGCCAGTAAAACTTCACAATATAGAGGGCCTGATGTGATTCAGCAAATTACACCACCTGTTTCAGAGCAAAGGCCATCAGAAGTTGAAGATGTAAGCATTGAAAAGGGACCTGTTTCATCTCAGAAGCTATCAAAAGATGAACCTATAAACATTGAAAACCACCTGCATCATTTAGAGAATCAGATTTGAGAGAAGAAGACGAAAGGGTAGGGAATGCTGAGGTGACTGAAGAGGATTGGCAAGAACCTGTGGTTCCGGATGAAGAGTTGCTAGACAAATTTAGATCTGGTAGTGGAGAAAAAGATGACTGCCTTGACTTTAATCCTGAAGTTGAGTTTAGGAAGCCACACTTTGAGCTGAAAGTGGGGTAAAAGTTTACTAATTTTAGAGTGTTTAGATCTGTGTTGTGTGAATGGCTAGTAAGAGAGGGTTATGAAGTTACTTGGGGTGAAAAACTACTCCAAGAAAATTATTGCCAACTGTGCAAAAGGTTGTAGTTGGAGGATTCGGGCAACACCAATTCAAAATGAATCAACCTTCCAAATAAAGTCACTGAAGGGTGAGCATGTGTGTGCTCGAGAATATCAAAATAAGCATGCAACAGCCACATATCTGAGCAGCAAATATCAAGATAAGATCAGGGATAATCCAAAAATTGAGTTGATGGGGTTGAAGAATGACATCAGAAGAGATTTAATGATCAATGTGTCAATTGCTAAGGTTGGTAGAGCTAAGCGTAAGGCAAAGGATATGATGCTTGGCACGGACATGGAGCAGTATCAAAAACTCTGGAGTTATGCCGCCACCGTCCGAGACACAAATGCTggaagtactataaaaattcaGATTGACAAAGCACCTGATGGTTCAACAGGTATATTTCAAAGGTTATATTATTGCTTGCATGCCTGCAAGCAGGGTTTCCTTGATGGTTGTAGACTAATAATTGGTCTAGATGGCTGTTTTCTTAAGACAGCATTTGGTGGACAATTATTGTCAGCACTTGGCAGAGATGGCAACGATAACATGGTGTCAATAGCAATTGCAGTGGTAGAGGTAGAGCGGTATGATTCCTGGAAATGGTTTTTGGAGTTGCTAATGGCTGATTTGGGCATGGGAAGAGATAATATTCCTTGGACCTTTATCTCAGATAGACAGAAAGGGCTTGTGCATGCCGTCAATGAAGTGTTTCCAAATTCAGAACATAGATTTTGTTTGAGGCATATGTACCAGAATTTTAACCAAAggttcaaaggaaaagaaatgaaagacaTGTTTTGGGCTGCTGCAAGTGCTGGCAATGAAAAGGAATGGAAAGTGGCAATGATTGAACTAGAAAAGGCAAACAAAGAAGCTGCTGACTAGTTGAGCAGAATTCCACCAACTCTTTGGAGTAGATCACATTTTACAGGATGTAGTAAATGTGACATTCTGGTAAACAATCTAAATGAGTCATTCAACAACTACATATTAGAAGCAAGAGAGTTACCTATCATTGGGATGCTTGAATGGATAAGGAGGAGATTGATGCAGAGAATTCAAACAAAGAGATCTGGAATGCAAAAGTTTCAAGGAGAAATCTGTCCTAATATAGCAGAAAAGATTGACAAGAATCAGAGGTTGAGTAGGACATTTGTTGCGACCTGGGACGGGGGTCACAAGTATGAGGTTGACTGTGGTGTGAGAAAATGTGTAGTAGTAGACTTGAAAAACTGGACATGTACTTGTGGGTATTTTCAATTAATAGGTTATTCTTGTGCCCATACATGTGCTGCGATAGGAGTGTGTAGATTACCTATAAAAAATTATGTGCATACTTGCTACACTAGAGCTGAATATCTGAAAACATATGCACATACTATCACACCTGTTCCAAGTGATATTTACTGGATAACTTGCGAAGAAGAGGCCATAAACCCCCATGTGGTTAGGAGAATGCCTGGTAGACCAAAGAAACTGCGCCGAAGAACGCAAGATGAGCCTAAGAAGGGTCAAGTATCAACTAAAAAGGGTCTTGTGGTACATTGCAAGAGATGTTTTCAGCCACGACATAACTCACGGACGTGCAAGAATCCCATTCACCCTAACTCCAAATTTATAAGGTAATTTTTCTTATACGCTTAAATGTCATTGTTATAGCATCTGTATGTTTTAACAATGTTAAATGGCATTTATAGGCACCTGAAGCAAGCGCAGCTGAATCCATTCAATCACAACCAATTGCTGAGTCGTCCACTCAACCACAGCCAATTAGTGAAGGAGCTGCTGGTACTCGAAGTACTACAAAGAATGGAGGTAACAGGGCTGATGGCACCACTGTAACAGTAAAAAGAGCCAGAGCTCCAACTGTTACTGATGTCCTGCGGAAGTTAAGGCCAAAGAGATCAAAAGCCTAAGAAGGCTTAATTACCTGCCAGAATAGTGGCCTAGCCGTAGTTAGAATAGCTTTTGGAATATTTGTAGTTGCTGAATGAAACTGAACATTTGGTGAATCTATGTTCTGGGAACAGATTTTGAGTTGAAGTTCTTGGCAACCACCAGATTAATGTTATGTGATATGGGTGATGTGATGTTGTAGTTGCTGAATGAATCTATAACATTTGTTGTATATCTTTTCTGGGAACAGATTCTGTGAACAGATTTTGGTGTCTGTTATGTGAAATGGCAGCTACATtcattttttgtcttctttttcgGTCAACTATATAAGTTATAGTTGCTGAATGAATCTGGAAACATTTGTTGTATATCTCTTCTGTGAACAGATTTTGGTGTCTGCTATTTGAAATGGCAACTACATTTATTTTTGGCTTCTTTTTCTGTCAACTATGTAAGTTGTAGTTGCTGAATGAATCTGGAAATTGGTAAGATGATGGCATCCCACAATTCTACGAGCCGATGTTTCTTTGCAAATTTCAAGAATTGTGTAGTTTTTCAATTGGGAAGCGGTAAAATTGGTAAGATGATTTGTAGTTAGAATTTTGAATTGAACTTTTGGTCCAACACTGACCATTATTCGGTTGGTAGACATCAAACAAAACATCACAGGGAAAGATAACATaacacaaaacacaaaactcCAACTAGTACTTGCTGCAATTCTGTTCATTTTCAAGACACTTGCTCAAATGCAGATTACCAAACAAAACTCCAAATTGCTTATTTCGTTCATTTTTGGGGGTTTTCAAAATGCAGATTGCCAGAACAAAACTCCAAAATACAGATTACCAATTTCGTTCCTTTTCACTGCAACAAAACGCCAAAACATCAACAACAGCCTACCAACTAGCAATTCGATAGATGAAGAACTACATCATCAACAACAGCCTACCATTATCTTATCTGGTAGACATCAACaacaataaaatagaaaaaatagctACCATAACACAACCTCCAACTAGCAATTTCAAGTTCTTCATTTCATTGtccaaattttccagttttgagaGCACGCCACCCAAATACGAATTTTCTTGAACATGCTGGCTCACTACGGGGACAGGTGCATCTCGATCTGGCTCGTCTCTGTAGATTGGACTACACCATGAAAAGAACCAACATTCATCTTTTTCACACACAAAATACAACATTCCTTTCGATGGCTTTTCCGACTCAACAATCTTTAGTTTCGCCTTCCTTCCACAATTACATATCTTATACTGGTATCGCAGACCTCTAGCTCCGTTTCCGCCGCTGGTTGTTCGAGAGCTTGAGCAAGACATCGATTCTCCACTTTCCTGCAATTCCTTTGTTGGCTTGCAACCTCTGCTTGATTGATTACTCTCGA
This window contains:
- the LOC140006976 gene encoding uncharacterized protein, yielding MKLLGVKNYSKKIIANCAKGCSWRIRATPIQNESTFQIKSLKGEHVCAREYQNKHATATYLSSKYQDKIRDNPKIELMGLKNDIRRDLMINVSIAKVGRAKRKAKDMMLGTDMEQYQKLWSYAATVRDTNAGSTIKIQIDKAPDGSTGIFQRLYYCLHACKQGFLDGCRLIIGLDGCFLKTAFGGQLLSALGRDGNDNMVSIAIAVVEVERYDSWKWFLELLMADLGMGRDNIPWTFISDRQKGLVHAVNEVFPNSEHRFCLRHMYQNFNQRFKGKEMKDMFWAAASAGNEKEWKVAMIELEKANKEAAD